The sequence below is a genomic window from Nicotiana tomentosiformis chromosome 6, ASM39032v3, whole genome shotgun sequence.
ATGTTGAACCGAACCAGGAAAAGCGAAAAGTGGTCGTGCTAGGGGTCCTGGGCAAGCCTGTCATAATCATGGAAGGGACTCGTGTTACCCCCATTATTATTAAGCCAGTGACCCAGTTACCAATGGTTGACACAAAGGCCATCCCGTGGAATTACAAACAGGTGATAGTAACATACAAAGGGAAAGAAAtagaggaagaagtcaatgaaacCGGAGGACTGACTCGTTCTGGGAGATGTTTTACCCCAGAAGAACTGAGGAAAACCAAGCCATTCAAGGACGGCCACATCCCAGTAAAAAAGCCGGTCATCGAAGAAGAGGCTGAGGAattcctgaaaaagatgaaaatgcaagactatttCAATATAGAACAGTTgaggaaaacaccagctcagatctctcttttgtctttgctgatacatttagatgaacaccgcaaagccctgatgaagattttgaacGAGGCTcatgttcctgataagatcacagtgaaccacttggaaaagattgctaacaagattttcgaagcaaacaggatcactttctcagatgatgaactCCCTATAGAGGGTTCAGAACATAAtcgagctctttatctcacagtgaAGTGCGAGGATTCTGCTGTCTCAAGGGTACTGGTGGATAACGGTTCTATTGCAAATATTtgccctctgtccactttgcaaaagttgaagattgGCACTGAAAGGATCCGCACTAATAATGTATGCGTTCGAGGCTTCgatggaggagggaaagattctGTCGGTGATATAATGCTCAATTTATCAATAGGGCCAGTAgagttcactatggagttccaagtgctagatgtggTTGTCTCCTATAACCTGTTGTTGGGCAGGCCCTGGATCCATGCTGCCAAGGCAATCccgtcttctctgcatcaaatggtaaagttcgaatgggacaggcaggaaatagttgtgcacggtgatgagaactcatctgcttacaatgacacaatcgttccatttattgaagttgaagatgataaagggccttgggtTTACCAAATGTTCGAAACAGTGTCTGTCGGGAAAATTCCAGAAGGAGAATGCATCCTAGGCCCGAAGATACCATCCGCGTCtgtcatggtagcaaatgaaatgttgaagaatggttttcTGCTGGGCAAAGGTCTGGGTTCATCTCTACAGGGTATTGTGCATCCGGTGTGTCCACGTGAAAGTtttggtacatttggtttgggattcacactcacaGGGAAGGACGTGAAAAAGGCTAAAAGTTTGAAAGGAAAGGCATGGTCACTCCCTAAACCTATTCCACATATCTCCAAGTCTTTCGTCAAGTCAGGGGTCGCCAAACGCCCAATATCAGTGGTCCCAAAAcctgtggtcgactttgatgaagagctgatcaagaggttccagagtctgtttgatgaggttaatatggtcgaaatcggggaaggttccagtaatgccgatgtgcagcttgttgggccaaatgtgaagcttagcaattggaaagctactcctctccccatccggaaggagttttggtagtttgctttgttttcctttctgtcATCTAggttattccagggttgtaatccagatttttCTTAGTTTTTGCTTGTTTCAAtgtacaaacccttctatcctcttattttcaataaaatacaaTTTCCAATTTTCCATTAATCCTGATAGCGTTTCATTTTGGGTTTTTTGCTTTTTCTCTCTGTACAGTTCTTTTtatgctggtttcaatgacatgacatgcatgaggaattttcagccaaatcttaaaagccaatctaattctgaaataacgatccaagaagtagagggtgatgatgaaacagaataCGATGAAGAAGCGGCATTTGAAGAAGTCAGTAGAGAACTAAAACACTTCGAAGAAAAACCCaagcctaatttgaatgaaaccgaagcaatcaatttaggggatcaaaataatgtcagggaaaccaagataagtgtgcatctggaaccgcaaatcaaggaagaaataatcaaaacactgtttgcatacaaagatgtctttgcatggtcgtatgatgacatgccgggtttgagcaCTGATTTGGTAGCTCATAAATTGCCAACTGACCCTACATTCCCTCCTGTCAAGCAAAAGTTAAGGAAGTTCAAGACTGACATGAGtgtgaagattaaagaagaaatcacaaagcaactGGAGGCAAAAGTCATTCGGGTCACTCaatatcccacttggttagctaatgtggtaccagtaccaaagaaggatggtaagacgagggtgtgtgttgattatcgtgatctcaacaaggcaagtccaaaggataactttccattgccgaacatccacattctgattgataattgtgccaagcatgagatcgggtctttcgtggattgttatgcgggatatcatcagatcctgATGGACGAGGAAGACGCAGAAAAAACAGCATTCATTACGCCATGGGGGACGTATtgctaccgggtaatgccattcggtttaaagaatgctggggcaacttacatgagggcaatgactaccatattccatgacatgatacacaaggaaattgaggtttatgtagatgatgtgatcataaagtcaaagaaacagtccgaccatgttggggatttgagaaagtttttccaaaggctccgcaggtacaacctcaagctcaatccggcgaaatgtgcatttggtgtcccATCAGGGAAACTGTTGGGATTTATAGTCAGTCGATGCGGTATCGAGTTGGACCCGTCAAAGATTAAGGCCATCCAAGAATTACCACCACCAAAGAATAAAACTAAGGTGATGAGCCTGCTCGAGAGGTTAAACTACATCAAcaggtttattgctcaactcacgaCAACTTGTGAGCCTATCTTTAAGTTGCTAAAGAAGAATGATGCGGTTAAGTGGACCGATGAGTGtcaggaagcatttgataagatcaagaatTACCTGCTGAACCCCCCTgtgttggtcccgccagaacctgggagacctttaaTCCTCTATTTGACGGTcatggataattcttttggttgtgtgttaggtcaacacgacatcacgggcaagaaagagcaagccatttattacctcagcaagaagttcattccttatgaggttaagtatactcttcttgaaaggacatgttgcgccctgacttgggtggcgcaaaagttgaagcattatctgtcaTCCTACACTACTTAGCTCATTTCTCGTATGGATCCTCTaaggtatatctttcagaagcctatgcccacagggaggttagcaaagtggcagattttactcacagaatttgacatcatctatgtgactcggaccgcgatgaaagcccaagccctagccgatcacttggccgagaatccggtggatgaagtatatgagccactgaagacttattttcctgatgaagaagtgatgtatgttgaCGAGGCTGATCATGATGAAAAGCCAGGTTGGAAACTTTTCTTTGATGGGGCTGCTAATATGAGAGGTGTCGGAATAGGGGCTGCactcatttctgaaacaaggcatcactaccccgtaacagctcaacttcgattttattgcactaacaacatAGCTGAATACGAGGCAAGCATTCTGGGTTTGAGGCTAGCTATAGACATGGGAGTTCAagaaatattggttttgggagattcagatttgttggttcaccagattcagggagaatgggagacTCGGGATTTGAAGCTCATACCATATCGACAATGTCTTCATGATCTTTGTCAACGATTCAGGTCGgtagaattcaggcatattcccaGGATCCATAATGAGATTGCCGACGCCTTGGCTACTCTGGCGTCAATGTTACACCATCCAGATAAGACTTACGTCAACCCTCTGCAAATCCAAATCCGTGATCAGCATGCCTATTGCAATGTGGTTAAGGAGGAACTTGATGGCGAGTCTTGGTTCCATGATGTCAAGGAATACATCAAATCAGGGGTATATCCGGCACATGCCACAGgcgatcaaaagagaaccattcgacgtCTGGCTAGCAGATTTTTCTTAAATGGGAGAATATTGTATAAgagaactccagatctaggattatTAAGGTGTATAGATGTTAAACAAGCCTCGACTATCATGGCCGCAGTGCATTCCGGGGTTTGCGGGCCACATATGAGTAGGTATgtcttggcgaagaagattcttcgagcaggttattattggctcaccatggaacgaGATTACATCAGCTTCGTTcgcaaatgtcatcaatgccaggtgcatggtgatttgattcattccccgccATCTGAGTTGCACACAATGTCTGCACCTTGGCCCTTTGTTGCTTGGGGCATAGATGTCATTGGACCGATTGAGCCGGCAGTGTCAAACGGGCATAGGTTTATTCTTGTGGCCATTGATTATtttaccaagtgggtcgaagctgtaactttcaagtccgtgaccaagaaggcagtggtagattttgttcattcaaacatcatttgccggttcggaattcccaaagtaatcatcacagataatgctgctaacctcaacagtcatttgatgaaagaggtatgccaacagttcaagatcatgcatcgaaactccactccatatcgtcctaaggcaaacggagctgttgaggctgctaacaagaacataaagaagatacttcgtaagatggtgcaaggttctaggcaatggcatgaaaagttaccttttgctttactgggttatcgcactactgttcgcacttcaataggcgcaactccctatttgctggtatatggaacCGAGGTAGTTATACCTGCggaagttgagattccatccctACGAATCGTTGttgaagctgaaattgatgatgatAAGTGGGTCAAAATCCGGCTAGagcaattgagtttgattgatgaaaaaagattggcggcagtatgccatggtcaattgtatcagagaagaatggcaagagcatacaacaagaaggtaCGTCCCCAAAAATTTAAGTTGGGTCAGctggtattgaaacgcatccttccacatcaggctgaaactaaaggcaagttcgccccaaactggaaggGGCCTTTCATTGTGACGaaggtgttgcccaatggtgctttgtatttaacagacatagaaggtaAATGTGTGGATATGGCCATCAATTccgatgcagtcaagagatattatgtatgatttctttgcttatcttcaatcgcattttgtactgggcatgttcaaagttggaatgacgaaggcattttTATTTTGCTATCCCAAacacttttatcatttgttaccccttttttgagccttatttattttctttcatacccctcttttggaGTCAGAAGCAGAATTAGAAAtatcaaagaaaagaaaaaaaaaagaaggaaaagatagaagcaaaagaaaaagagaaggaaaagagaaaagcaaaagaaagaaaagagaaaagataggagaaaaagaaaaatagaagcaaaaaaaaaaaaaaacttttactagtttgaactacgttcgacctgattccttttaaggatacgtaggcagccttacacggttcggtcccatcaaaataaaaatccaaaaattcccCAGATTcaaagaaactggggcagaagttttagttttgtaaaaagatttgattccaaaagttgtaattttgaaacccttcatcttaaattattttgagcctgcatgccaccctttctttctaaccctgtccaaaaCCTACACTACATTCCAAAaaaagaccttctgatcaactttgaggatgccaagtcaagtGAGATGGAGGTATTATTTGCATCATGGGTAGCACCTTTGTTCACGGGCACGAGGAAaagtgaataaatgagagagtcttattggtgaaaaccctcacgggcaccataaggcgataGTGAGCTgagaaaaaatttaaaatgagagagtcttattggtgaaaaccctcatgggcaccaTAATGCAATGGTGAGCTGAGGAAAAATTAcaaatgagagaggcttgttggtgaaaacccttcGGGGCACTACAAGTCGAAAGAGGTTGGTGACTTTACAGAAAAGTTGGATCGTTGAAAGCCTGggttttgaagtatgaagacatgaCATGAACAGAAATGTGATTAGTTGAATGGATTAGGCTGATCAAtccgaaatgcatgtcatgatcattagagCCAGCTGAttcattcagataagtctcttttcaatttttcttcaaatagtcatctcagtttttttttattattcctaattctcgaagtcacttcgcttcgtttcttttgggtctatttttctaagtctctgtcaaattagtcttttgttaagcaagcaagaaaggacttcaaagctCATTACCGGCTTTTTATTTGCACCAAGCGATTTGGCCAGGCACATTCCAAGTGACATGGTTTAGAATGAGCAATGCGATGGTAACTGAAGTTCAGTTGGTCAAGTGATTCGTAAATTTgtaggaaatgcaaaggttcCACAGTTGTCAGAATGAAAGTGTTATACGACGAGTTGAGTGTAAGGGATTCAAGTCATTCAGAGGTTTTGTGTTCGAGGTCCGATTGAAAGGTCAAACAATTCTTCGTAGCCCGAAGCAGCTAATCAGAATGAAGCAGGATAGTGGCAGAAGCAGACACCttcagcaaggatgccacaaactaaccgccacagtttcaaactgacaaaattttctttgttttaagcAGGGGAAAGAAATCTTGTTTGTTGTGCTAGGAATTCCCCATGAGGAAAATATGTTCCAGATAAGTTCAgtcttaagttttcaggaccctcctggataatgggatctagttttaagttttcaggaccctcctggataatgggatgcaactaacaatcaatgaatgttcctggtacaaactggggcagaaatttTTCTCTGTTTTGTCTATGTTGTCATattgcaggcgcccacctggagaacgatggaattaatttcaagttttaagtcagcagacgcccacctggaaaacgagggaatttattttaagtttttaagtcatcaggcgcccacctggagaacgagggaattcatttcagttttaagtaatcaggcgcccacctggagaatgagggaagtCATTTCAAGTGTAAGTCgttaggcgcccacctggagaacgagggaattcattttaagttcaagtcagtcatcaggcgcccacctagagaacgagggaattcatttcagttttaagtcatcaggcgcccacctggagaatgagggaattcatttcaagtgtaagtcgtcaggcgcccacctggagaatgagggaatttatttcgagttttaagtcatcaggcgcccacctggagaacgagggaagccATTTGAGgattcaattcaagttagaagtagcagaagctcgcctcaagaatgcgagctgacagtccgagatgaccaaagaaagaagtctcaatccagaataaaaagaaaaaaaagaattgaatccaaaatgcagaagtagatgaaaagatatgggctgctcaagacatgattgaagtcacaagctttgcatgtcccatcttgatccgaaaagctgaagaagaaagaactaccacctgcagctagcaaacatcgaggtttagatcagagtctgcatgaagaaccagtcaaaaCTCAAGATCAAACTTcaaaagactcatagataggaatcttgtaactcgtagctaataggcttagttagtcttttttattttgactttggtgtaataaggagatCAGCAAACAGTAAACAGCAGCAtcaacagtgaaatcacagcttctcggtagtcccagctaccaaaactttcagaactacactgacctaaTTCCTCCATAGccgaggatatgtaggcaacctcggaagcaaggttcggtcaaacatTTTTTTTTTAAGATGCTTCCCATGGAATATCTAAACGGGGAAaaaggggcagctgtgagcacgtgatttttgcccaactaaaatattcctatagaaattcacaaatagattttttcttaattgtttttagttttatagaATTTGTAGGAAATTTGGTTAATTGTTGCTTGCAGAATTTGTAGGAAATTTGGTTAATTGTTGCTTGCATCTAGTTGCATATTTAACATTctaaaatcataagaaaaataccaaaatgtctaaAGTATTTTGTGCATAACATTTTAGGTTTAGGTCTATttgcatttaggatttaattgcatgagataattgcattattaaacaaaaatcaatatatatatatatatatatatatatatatatatatatatatatataaaagtcatTTTTATATTCTTAGCTTTAAATTGCAAATTAATAATTCTTTCATCATTagtctaaattaattaattatggtaaaatagataactaggtttatttctacaaattagattgatttaagacttaatttaggttttaattaattaggatttaaaatcaagaaaaagaaaagaaagaaagaaattccGTTTTGGTCTCGAATTTGGGCCAAAATAATTTCTGGCCCAAACAATCACCCCCAAATCCGCCAAGCCCAAGCCCCTCACCCGGTCCAGTCTAGCGACTAATGCGAACGACGTCGTTTTTGCTGAATCGATCTCGACCCTGCAATCCATCTCCATCCAACGGACGCAGTCCACTCTCACGCCCCATATAAAAAGCCCATTATACGTTCCCTCTCCCAGAACCCTAAACCTAATTCCAGAACCCAAGCGGCGCCCCCCCTCCCCCCGCTTCCTCTTCCTCCGCCAAACTCGCTTGAACTCAAGCGAGTTCACCCCCCTCCAACTCACGCACGTGATTCCTTCACCCTCCCTCCTCCACGTCACCCGTCTTGTAACGACCTCTGACAGAAAAGATTCTTTTCTCCCTTAGGCTTCACGCACTCTTGGTATTGAGAACGATTTCGGATGAATGGTGGTCGTAGGATCTGAGGGATTCAAGATCCTAGACCTCCATTTGTCCGATTTGGTTAACAAGAAAGGGAATCGGATTTTTGCGGATTTTTTGGATGGAAAAAAAAGGAATCTTAGGGCATGACTTGGAGAAAAAGGTATGAAAATTTCTGTTTTGGGCATATATAGGGAGGCTAAGAGATTTCTGAGAAAAGTCTTCTTTTGGGAACAAAATTTCAGAGAAAAAAATCGAAAAGGAAAGCTAgggtaaaaaaaaaaatgttCTTTTCTTCTCAGTGGTTGATCTCCATTTTTTGATTTTCTGGTTTAGTTTCAGAacaagaaaaaatatttaaaaaaaaagagaaacatGTTCAGTGTTCTTCTGttccattttatttcaattattgtcTAAAAGattttcgaaaaaaaatattCCGTCTCTGCTTTTCAATCTGGATTTTGAGTTGAAAACTGGAGTTCGATTGAGAAGTTGTTGAGTTCGCCGCTGCTCGAGAAGGTTTTGCTAAAGTTCTTGTTTGGACGTCGTTTTCTTCATTGTAATTCTGCTTATCATTTAAGAGGTCACATTCTGAACTCTATTTTTTCTTCCTTTCTGTAGATTCTGTGTCATGAATGTTGGcgttatttgcttaatttctcTTATTTCTGTATCTTGGCGTATATGATGATGTCTTGAATGTTTTTTGAACTTTGAATGGATGAGTTTATTTTCAACAGTCATGCCGTAGATTTTGATTTCTCTTATCGACGTGTTTATGCTGTTCATTTCTGAACTAGCATATTACAATGGGTTATTACTGCAAAATGGCCATCACTGTAATGCCCAGAAATGACTTCATTCTTCATATGAAGGTTCATCCCTCTTCCTGTTATGTTTCCTTACCAAAGTTTGCGTCACTTTTGTTCTGATTTTACTTAAATCCAAATGAAGATCTGAAAATCACAAAAGCTCGAAAACCAAAAGAAAACTGGGATTTCGAAGAGGGTTTGGGGAGTAATTGATTGCTGAATTTTTGAACTCTTCCCTGAATCTATAAAAGGCTGTTGAACCTCGAATTTATGGTTGTTTGTTGCGGTTCTGTACTGGAAATTATTCCTTTTGCTTTGTCTGGCTAAGAGCTGAGTTCCTAATTCTAGTTACTGCTTCTCCTTCAAAGTTAGAGATTCATTTCTCCCATTTGTTTGTTATGGCCAGGTATCATTTTTAACCGAATGATATAAACCTTTGATTTATTTGAATGAGAATAATGCAAATCTGTTCATACTTTGTGTTGTTTCAAATCTTCCAAATTGGTTGATATTCACCATGCTACCTCTTGTTTGGTTACTGTATTGAAACGTAGTTGAATTGCAATTCAAGTTTACTGCACTTGTTATGTCAGaaaaatgattttaaaatatgtgtGTTTTTCCATTGAGTAATGTGGTTTTAGAAGATGAGAATTGGGTGAAAACATGTGGAGAATTGATCTGGACACCAATTGGCTTGATTTCTTATAGTATGAACCGGTAACTCAAGTGTTTTTATGAGTTTGATTCCGGTAGCCTGATTTCGTGTTGTTAAACTTTGGTTATTAATTAAGATGGTGTATGTTTATATTCCATTTTTAAAGGTTTTCTCTTGTGTTAGCTGATGTTGATTGAGAAATTACTCCGATAAATGTGCAATAGTCATCTTTAATTAGTAAAAAAGGCATTTGATCCTTTTCCGAATGGAAATTGTAGCTAATGCTAAATTGTGAAACAAATGAAGAGACGCTGTCTGTGGCTTTTATGGACTCGCCTGTATGAGCCAGCAATTTTAACTTGAACTTTACATGCTCTTGCCTACCAAAAGTAAAAATTCCTTATAATCCCAGATTCTAAGAAATAGCAATTGATGaacatcgtagtttgctttaggcatGATTAAATAAATTgccgtgactatgggtacggttcccgtgg
It includes:
- the LOC138893667 gene encoding uncharacterized protein, yielding MYVDEADHDEKPGWKLFFDGAANMRGVGIGAALISETRHHYPVTAQLRFYCTNNIAEYEASILGLRLAIDMGVQEILVLGDSDLLVHQIQGEWETRDLKLIPYRQCLHDLCQRFRSVEFRHIPRIHNEIADALATLASMLHHPDKTYVNPLQIQIRDQHAYCNVVKEELDGESWFHDVKEYIKSGVYPAHATGDQKRTIRRLASRFFLNGRILYKRTPDLGLLRCATPYLLVYGTEVVIPAEVEIPSLRIVVEAEIDDDKWVKIRLEQLSLIDEKRLAAVCHGQLYQRRMARAYNKKGKEILFVVLGIPHEENMFQISSVLSFQDPPG